From a single Endozoicomonas euniceicola genomic region:
- the cpsG gene encoding phosphomannomutase CpsG yields MKELTCFKAYDIRGQLGEELNEDIAYRIGRAYGEYLKPKAIAVGGDVRETSESLKLAVAKGLQDAGVDVIDIGLAGTEEIYFAAQHLDVDGGIEVTASHNPIDYNGMKLVREGARPVSGDTGLFEIKKLAEAGGCGLEAGSWKLEAGSKTGEYQKVSILDAYVKKLLSFVSLDSFTPLKLVINSGNGAAGHVIDAIEERFQKAGVPIELIKVHHEPDGSFPNGIPNPLLPECRQDTIDAVKAHGADMGIAFDGDFDRCFLFDENGEFIEGYYIVGLLGEAFLAHETGAKIIHDPRLSWNTIEVISEAGGRPVLSKTGHAFIKERMREEDAVYGGEMSAHHYFRDFAYCDSGMIPWLLVSELMCRKQMKLSEMVKERIEAYPSSGEINSKIADPKAAIERVLNVYEKDALAVDHTDGISLEFDNWRFNLRCSNTEPVVRLNVESRANSELMQTKTDEVLALLRQ; encoded by the coding sequence GTGAAAGAGTTAACCTGTTTTAAAGCCTACGATATTCGTGGCCAGTTAGGCGAAGAACTTAACGAAGACATAGCCTACCGAATTGGCCGGGCTTATGGTGAATACCTGAAACCGAAAGCGATTGCTGTAGGTGGGGATGTCCGTGAAACCAGTGAAAGCCTGAAGCTTGCTGTTGCGAAGGGCTTGCAGGATGCGGGCGTTGATGTAATTGATATCGGCCTTGCCGGTACTGAAGAGATTTATTTCGCAGCTCAGCATCTTGATGTTGATGGCGGCATTGAAGTCACCGCCAGCCATAACCCCATTGACTACAACGGCATGAAGCTGGTTCGGGAAGGAGCCAGACCGGTTAGCGGGGATACGGGGCTTTTTGAGATCAAGAAGTTGGCTGAAGCTGGAGGCTGTGGGCTGGAAGCTGGAAGCTGGAAGCTGGAAGCTGGAAGCAAAACGGGTGAGTATCAGAAAGTTAGTATTCTTGATGCTTATGTGAAAAAACTTCTGAGCTTCGTGAGTCTTGACAGCTTTACACCTTTGAAACTGGTCATTAATAGTGGCAATGGTGCTGCTGGTCATGTGATTGATGCTATTGAAGAGCGCTTTCAAAAGGCTGGCGTACCCATTGAACTGATCAAGGTTCATCATGAGCCGGATGGCTCTTTCCCTAATGGTATTCCTAACCCTCTGTTGCCTGAGTGTCGTCAGGACACTATCGATGCTGTTAAAGCTCATGGTGCGGATATGGGTATCGCTTTCGACGGTGACTTTGACCGTTGCTTCCTGTTTGATGAAAACGGCGAGTTCATCGAAGGTTACTACATTGTAGGGCTACTGGGTGAAGCATTTCTTGCTCATGAAACAGGTGCCAAAATTATCCATGACCCTCGTCTGAGCTGGAATACCATTGAGGTGATCAGCGAAGCAGGTGGTCGCCCGGTTCTGAGTAAAACCGGCCACGCCTTTATTAAAGAGCGTATGCGGGAAGAGGATGCCGTTTACGGTGGCGAGATGAGTGCTCATCATTACTTCCGTGACTTTGCCTATTGCGACAGCGGTATGATTCCCTGGCTGCTGGTTTCAGAATTAATGTGCCGTAAGCAGATGAAGCTCTCCGAAATGGTAAAAGAGCGCATTGAAGCTTACCCATCCTCCGGTGAGATCAATAGCAAGATCGCAGATCCAAAAGCGGCCATTGAGCGTGTACTGAATGTGTATGAAAAAGATGCACTGGCAGTCGATCATACCGACGGTATAAGCCTTGAGTTTGACAACTGGCGCTTTAACCTTCGTTGTTCAAATACAGAACCGGTAGTGCGTTTAAATGTTGAAAGTCGGGCAAATTCCGAATTGATGCAAACCAAAACAGATGAAGTACTGGCGCTATTGCGACAGTAA
- a CDS encoding mannose-1-phosphate guanylyltransferase/mannose-6-phosphate isomerase, producing the protein MLLPVIMSGGSGSRLWPLSRTLSPKQFLPLTSEQTMLQETVKRLDGLEHHDPVVICNEAHRFIVAEQLRQQNCSGSEVILEPAGRNTAPAIALAALQAQKSNQDPVLLVLAADHVITQPEAFRIAVKKALPLAEDGYLVTFGIVPDKPETGYGYIRQGSVIGEDSYQVSAFVEKPDSETARQYLASGDYSWNSGMFLFKASRYIEELKKHSPDILAACEKAIAKTQEDMDFIRIDAQAFLACPDDSIDYAVMEKTDRAAIVPMDAGWSDVGSWTSLWEVLEKDDSDNATKGDVELLDVKGSYIDARSKLVAAVGVSDLVVVETEDAILVADKSRDQDIKKIVERLKKDDRIESRHHRVVYRPWGMVHLQTRGERYKVKKITINPGQRLSLQKHYHRAEHWVVVAGTAKVTCGDTTQLVTENQSTYIPVGMPHALENPGKLPLEMVEVQTGSYLCKDDIVRLEDLYGFDKDVAEK; encoded by the coding sequence ATGCTATTACCCGTAATAATGTCCGGCGGAAGTGGCTCGCGCCTCTGGCCGCTCTCCCGCACTTTGAGCCCCAAACAGTTTTTGCCGCTTACTTCTGAGCAAACCATGCTGCAGGAAACGGTAAAAAGACTTGATGGCTTAGAACATCATGACCCTGTGGTTATCTGTAACGAAGCCCACCGCTTCATTGTTGCTGAACAGCTAAGGCAACAAAACTGCAGCGGCAGTGAAGTTATTCTGGAACCTGCAGGCAGAAATACTGCGCCGGCTATTGCACTTGCAGCACTGCAGGCTCAGAAATCAAACCAAGATCCAGTACTATTGGTTCTGGCTGCTGACCATGTCATTACTCAGCCTGAAGCTTTTCGAATTGCAGTAAAAAAAGCCCTGCCTCTGGCTGAAGATGGCTACCTTGTAACGTTCGGCATTGTTCCTGATAAGCCTGAAACTGGTTATGGCTATATCAGGCAAGGCAGTGTAATTGGTGAAGACAGTTATCAGGTTTCTGCATTCGTAGAAAAGCCTGACTCAGAAACAGCCAGACAATACCTGGCCAGTGGTGACTACAGCTGGAACAGTGGAATGTTCCTGTTTAAGGCCAGTCGCTATATTGAAGAGTTGAAAAAACATAGCCCCGACATTCTGGCAGCCTGTGAAAAAGCCATCGCTAAGACCCAGGAAGATATGGACTTTATTCGCATCGATGCGCAGGCATTTCTGGCCTGTCCTGATGATTCCATTGATTACGCTGTTATGGAAAAAACAGATCGTGCGGCAATAGTGCCAATGGATGCGGGCTGGAGTGACGTGGGCTCGTGGACCTCATTATGGGAGGTGCTTGAAAAAGACGACAGTGATAACGCTACCAAGGGTGATGTTGAGCTGCTTGATGTAAAAGGAAGTTATATCGATGCCCGCAGCAAGCTGGTTGCTGCAGTCGGCGTGAGTGATCTGGTGGTTGTCGAAACAGAAGACGCAATCCTGGTAGCTGATAAATCCAGAGATCAGGACATTAAGAAAATTGTCGAGCGACTGAAAAAAGACGACCGAATCGAATCCAGGCATCATCGTGTAGTGTATCGTCCATGGGGCATGGTTCATCTGCAAACTCGCGGTGAGCGTTATAAAGTAAAGAAAATTACAATTAACCCCGGTCAGAGACTCTCTTTGCAGAAACATTACCATCGGGCCGAGCACTGGGTTGTGGTTGCCGGAACTGCCAAGGTAACTTGCGGTGATACCACTCAGCTGGTCACCGAAAACCAGTCAACCTATATCCCTGTTGGAATGCCTCATGCTCTGGAAAATCCGGGTAAGTTACCCCTGGAAATGGTAGAGGTTCAGACGGGTTCTTATCTCTGTAAGGATGACATTGTTCGTCTTGAAGATTTGTACGGTTTTGATAAAGATGTGGCGGAAAAGTGA